A single window of Deinococcus budaensis DNA harbors:
- a CDS encoding DinB family protein, protein MTPGMTQAADAALRAHLRALLTAPQAHLTLEGVLEDFPLERLHERPGGLPYSAWDLLWHLRFAQRDILNFVRDGTYAEPQWPAAYWPQRTEQPSTEQVSAEVSAEDWHAQAQACRDDLAALLELLDDPATDLLAVVPNGAGPEGGGQTWLREFLLVADHNAYHVGQLMVLRRLLESTETN, encoded by the coding sequence ATGACCCCCGGCATGACCCAGGCGGCCGACGCGGCCCTGCGCGCCCACCTCCGCGCGCTGCTCACGGCGCCCCAGGCCCACCTCACGCTGGAGGGCGTGCTGGAGGATTTTCCGCTGGAACGCCTCCACGAGCGCCCAGGCGGCCTTCCCTACTCCGCCTGGGACCTGCTGTGGCACCTGCGCTTTGCCCAGCGCGACATCCTGAATTTCGTGCGGGACGGGACCTACGCGGAACCCCAGTGGCCCGCCGCCTACTGGCCGCAGCGCACGGAGCAGCCCAGCACGGAACAAGTCAGCGCAGAGGTCAGCGCAGAGGACTGGCACGCCCAGGCCCAGGCTTGCCGCGACGACCTCGCCGCGCTGCTGGAGCTGCTGGACGACCCGGCGACGGACCTGCTCGCAGTGGTGCCCAACGGGGCGGGGCCGGAAGGCGGCGGCCAGACCTGGCTGCGCGAGTTCCTGCTGGTGGCCGATCACAACGCCTATCACGTGGGGCAACTGATGGTGCTCCGAAGGCTGCTGGAGAGTACCGAGACGAACTGA
- a CDS encoding ABC transporter substrate-binding protein translates to MKRTLLSLAALTLALSSAGAQQTKELRLGVFPNVTHTAGLVGIQRGLIQKELGSNVKLVVKEFANGSQVNEAFAAGAIDAAYVGPGPAMNAFMRGVPIQVYAGAANAGAVLVGRKDSGIRSVKGLSGKKVAVPTRGSTQDISLRHLLHVNGLKATDEGGTVTVIPIDPANMPAAFATKQVDAALVQEPWGAIMESQGARLIANEKAIWEGGNYTTTVLTVNTKFAAQNPEVVKDLLRGHLAAIDFVKKSNAGAQKAVADQIQAFTGKRPNSAELFKALSRTKVTWDINLKTLAEYAQLNKEAGFARDVPDLNKFVNLSVIRGLAK, encoded by the coding sequence ATGAAGCGGACCCTCCTTTCCCTCGCCGCCCTGACGCTCGCTCTGAGCAGCGCGGGCGCCCAGCAGACCAAAGAACTGCGCCTCGGCGTGTTTCCCAACGTGACCCACACCGCCGGGCTGGTCGGCATCCAGCGCGGCCTGATCCAGAAGGAACTGGGCAGCAATGTGAAGCTGGTCGTCAAGGAGTTCGCCAACGGCTCGCAGGTCAACGAGGCCTTTGCGGCGGGCGCCATCGACGCGGCCTACGTCGGCCCCGGCCCGGCGATGAACGCCTTTATGCGCGGCGTGCCCATTCAGGTGTACGCGGGCGCGGCGAACGCGGGCGCGGTGCTCGTCGGGCGCAAGGACAGCGGGATCCGCTCGGTGAAGGGCCTGAGCGGCAAGAAGGTCGCGGTGCCCACGCGCGGCTCGACCCAGGACATCAGCCTGCGCCACCTGCTGCACGTCAACGGCCTGAAGGCCACCGACGAGGGCGGCACCGTCACCGTCATCCCGATCGACCCGGCGAACATGCCCGCCGCCTTCGCCACCAAGCAGGTGGACGCCGCGCTGGTGCAAGAACCCTGGGGAGCGATCATGGAGTCGCAGGGCGCCCGGCTGATCGCCAACGAAAAAGCGATCTGGGAGGGCGGCAACTACACCACCACCGTCCTGACCGTGAACACGAAGTTCGCCGCCCAGAACCCGGAGGTCGTCAAGGACCTCTTGCGCGGGCACCTCGCCGCCATCGACTTCGTGAAAAAGAGCAACGCGGGCGCGCAAAAGGCGGTCGCCGACCAGATTCAGGCTTTTACCGGCAAGCGGCCCAACTCGGCCGAGCTGTTCAAGGCGCTGTCGCGGACAAAGGTCACCTGGGACATCAACCTCAAGACCCTGGCCGAGTACGCCCAGCTCAACAAGGAAGCGGGCTTCGCGCGTGACGTGCCGGACCTGAACAAGTTCGTGAACCTCAGCGTGATCCGGGGGCTGGCGAAGTAG
- the glgX gene encoding glycogen debranching protein GlgX → MTTTELPITAPALLRPGSPYPLGATWDGKGTNFALYSENASGVELCLFDEAGHETRLALTEQTAFVWHGYLPGVGPGQRYGYRVHGEYAPEKGLRFNPNVVLLDPYAKALDGTERFEHGVFGYVPGGDDLTMQTAEQRGAPLGIVIDPLFNWVGDQKPKVPFHQSVIYEAHVKGLTMTHPDVPEALRGTYAGVATEPILRYLRELGITAVEFLPVHQHLDDPFLLDKGLTNYWGYSTLSFFAPDVRYSAAARRGDPAGAVPEFKNMVRALHDAGIEVILDVVYNHTAEGNHMGPTLSFKGIDNPTYYRLVADNPRFYFDYTGTGNSLNVRHPQTLQLIMDSLRYWVTEMHVDGFRFDLASTLARGLHEVDQLSGFFTIIHQDPVISQVKLIAEPWDVGEGGYQVGNFPVNWAEWNGIYRDDMRAFWKGEGGLASEIGYRLTGSSDLYQRDGRKPSASINFVTAHDGFTLRDSVTYEQKHNEANGEGNKDGHNHNLTWNCGVEGETDDPAVNALRAQQQRNFLATLLLGQGTPMLLGGDEIGRTQRGNNNAYCQDNPISWYDWDNIDADLLAFTRKLIRLRKAHPALHRRKFFSGRTIRGADVRDIVWLRYDGQEMSDADWNNPQTQSLGMFLDGDGLDDVDAEGRPLRDADLLLLLSASHIDLPFRLPDLDGCEVWQLLLDTTDDGAHELRPAGSETTLRARSVKLYRCVRE, encoded by the coding sequence ATGACCACCACGGAACTTCCCATCACCGCCCCCGCGCTGCTGCGGCCCGGCAGTCCCTACCCGCTGGGCGCGACCTGGGACGGCAAGGGCACCAATTTCGCGCTGTATTCCGAAAACGCCTCGGGCGTCGAGCTGTGCCTCTTCGACGAGGCAGGCCACGAGACCCGCCTCGCCCTGACCGAGCAGACCGCCTTCGTGTGGCACGGCTACCTGCCGGGCGTGGGGCCGGGCCAGCGCTACGGCTACCGCGTCCACGGCGAGTACGCGCCCGAGAAGGGCCTGCGCTTCAACCCCAACGTGGTGTTGCTCGACCCCTACGCCAAGGCGCTCGACGGCACCGAGCGCTTCGAGCACGGGGTCTTCGGCTACGTGCCGGGCGGCGACGACCTCACCATGCAGACGGCCGAGCAGCGCGGCGCGCCGCTGGGCATCGTGATCGACCCCCTCTTTAACTGGGTGGGCGACCAGAAGCCGAAGGTGCCCTTTCACCAGTCGGTGATCTACGAGGCGCACGTCAAGGGCCTGACCATGACCCACCCCGACGTGCCCGAGGCGCTGCGCGGCACCTACGCGGGCGTGGCGACCGAGCCGATCTTGCGCTACCTGCGCGAGCTGGGCATCACGGCGGTCGAGTTTCTGCCGGTGCATCAGCACCTCGACGACCCCTTCTTGCTGGACAAGGGCCTGACCAACTACTGGGGCTACTCGACGCTCAGCTTCTTCGCCCCCGACGTGCGCTACTCGGCGGCGGCGCGGCGCGGGGACCCGGCGGGCGCGGTGCCCGAGTTCAAGAACATGGTCCGGGCGCTGCACGACGCGGGCATCGAGGTCATCCTCGACGTGGTGTACAACCACACCGCCGAAGGCAACCATATGGGGCCGACCCTGAGCTTCAAGGGCATCGACAACCCCACCTACTACCGGCTGGTGGCCGACAACCCGCGCTTTTACTTCGACTACACCGGCACCGGCAACAGCCTGAACGTCCGGCACCCCCAGACCCTGCAACTGATCATGGACTCGCTGCGCTACTGGGTCACCGAGATGCACGTGGACGGCTTCCGCTTCGACCTCGCCTCGACGCTGGCGCGCGGGCTGCACGAGGTCGATCAGCTTTCGGGGTTTTTCACCATCATCCATCAGGACCCGGTGATCAGCCAGGTCAAGCTCATTGCCGAACCCTGGGACGTGGGCGAGGGGGGCTATCAGGTCGGCAACTTTCCGGTGAACTGGGCCGAGTGGAACGGCATCTACCGCGACGACATGCGCGCCTTCTGGAAGGGCGAGGGCGGGCTGGCGTCCGAGATCGGCTACCGCCTGACCGGGTCTTCGGACCTCTACCAGCGCGACGGGCGCAAGCCCTCGGCCTCGATCAACTTCGTGACCGCCCACGACGGCTTCACCCTGCGCGACTCGGTGACCTACGAACAGAAGCACAACGAGGCCAACGGCGAGGGCAACAAGGACGGCCACAACCACAACCTCACCTGGAACTGCGGGGTGGAGGGCGAGACCGACGACCCGGCGGTGAACGCCCTACGGGCGCAGCAGCAGCGCAACTTCCTGGCCACCCTGCTGCTGGGCCAGGGCACGCCGATGCTGCTCGGCGGCGACGAGATCGGGCGCACCCAGCGGGGCAACAACAACGCCTACTGCCAGGACAACCCCATCAGCTGGTACGACTGGGACAACATCGACGCCGACCTGCTGGCCTTTACCCGCAAGCTGATCCGGCTGCGCAAGGCGCACCCCGCGCTGCACCGCCGCAAGTTCTTCTCGGGGCGCACCATCCGGGGGGCGGACGTGCGTGACATCGTCTGGCTGCGCTACGACGGCCAGGAGATGAGCGACGCCGACTGGAACAACCCCCAGACCCAGTCGCTGGGCATGTTCCTCGACGGCGACGGCCTCGACGACGTGGACGCGGAGGGCCGCCCCCTCAGGGACGCCGACCTGCTGCTGCTGCTCTCGGCCTCGCACATCGACCTGCCCTTCCGCCTGCCCGACCTCGACGGCTGCGAGGTCTGGCAGCTGCTGCTCGACACCACCGACGACGGGGCGCACGAGCTGCGGCCCGCC